Sequence from the Clostridium saccharobutylicum DSM 13864 genome:
CTTCTATTCGTTTTTACTTCTCTTTTTTATAAAAATTATAGTAAATTAACAACTATATTTTTAGCAAATATAATAAAAAATATGTATAAGCTTTTCTATGGCACTTGTGAAAAAACTTTATATATACCAATCAAATATTATGACAAACTAGCATTAAAAAATTACGCTTATTTAAAAAACATGTGTTATTCTGATGCTAATCTTAGAAAGAAAGTTACTTTTAAAAAACTTCATGATTATATAAGTACTTATGCTTAAAGAATTTAATATTCTTAAAATTAAGACAGCCTTGAAATGGAATACATTTCAAGGCTGTCTGTTATATTTACACCTAAAAACTATATGTTATTTATTTTCATTTGCCTTAATTTTCTTATAGATTATATTCCTTTGGTGGGTTTCCAGAGAAATCTGCTATTATTGCTTTTGCATTTTCCAAGTAAAATACTTCAAAAATTGGGTTTGAAGCTTCATTATATTGTCCCTTTACTATAGGGTTTGCCATACATGCTTCTTTAACAGCCATGTTGTTTTCAAATACAGCTTTTCCATTTAATCTAATCCAAGCATATTTAGGACTTGAAACACATATTTCTATTTCAGGATTTGCTTGCATGTCTTTATAAACATCCTTAGTATTGTTTGTACAGAACCATAACTTTCCTTCCATTTCTAAACAAAACATAAATGGACGACATTTTGCTTTTCCATCACGACCTACTGTTGCTAAATATTGAACTGAATTTGCTTGTAAAAATTCAACTACTTCTTTCATTTTGTTATCTCCTTTATTTATAAAAACATTTTTAATTATTTGTTTAAAACTCATTTTCTAAGCTCCTTATAATGCGAAGTGGCCACTTCCTATGGTTTTATTATAATTAGTTACATTACTACTGTGAAGTAAGCACTTTAAAGTGGTATAGTTTCCAATAGGATACTATTGAAAATGCATCTATACTTAAGACACATAAAAAACTCCTTATACAAATTATTTAAGTATTAGATCAATTCCAATTTATATTGATTTTCTTTAGCTTTAATTTTATAATAATTTCTATAATATCAAGCGTAATGTAAGCATCTAAAAGTGCTATAGTATTCAAATGGATACTATTAAGAAAGGACGTGTGTTTGTATGGCTAAAGAATTACCTGCCTGCCCTGTTGAAATAACTTTGCAGCTCATAGGAAATAGGTGGAAAGTATTAATAATGAGAGATTTGCTTGAAGGAACAAAACGTTTTGGAGAACTAAAGAAATCTGTTGGTTCAATAACACAGAAGGTTCTTACTCAAAATTTAAGAGACATGGAAGAAAATGGACTAGTTATTCGTAAAGTTTATGCTGAAGTTCCTCCAAGAGTTGACTACACATTAACTGAAGTTGGATATAGTTTAAAATCTGTTCTTGACTCAATGATTGAATGGGGAACTTCTTATAAAAATAAAGCTGAGTAATGTTTTTAATATAATAGACAAGCTGAAATTAAAGAAAGAAGTTATGTGGTTTAACACCAAATAAAAAACCACTAAAATGACACAAATCTTTGTTAAACAATATGAGCAGCAAAATGACATTTCAACCAAATGAGGTGAACCTTTAGCAACCTTTGCACCAAAGGAAGATATTATTGTTGCATATAAAAGGAATAGATATATTTCCTATATGACTCAATAATTTATTCGCATTAAAAAAAGAATTTAAGATAAAAACTTGACTTATAGTGAACTTAAAGTAGTACAATAAACTATATTTGGTTTTATTTGCTATATTAATTAAAATTATTTGAAAGAAAGGTGATTTATCATGAAAAAGAATATTCTTATTGTTTACTACTCTCTTCAGGGACATACCAAAGAAGTATCTAATATAATTAAAGATATTACAGGCGCAGATATTTTTGAAATAGAACTTGAAAAACCTTATAATTTATTTACCTCTTATACTATTGGTGTTGTGCACACACGAACTGGTCATACACCATCTTTTAAAAATCATTTATCCAATCTAAAAGATTATGATACTATATTTATAGGATCACCTATATGGTGTTTTACACTTACACCTCCTATTGCATCTTTTCTTAAAGAATATAATTTAGAAAATAAAACCGTAGTTCCATTCTGTACTCATGGAGGAAATCCAGGGAACTTCTTCGAAAAATTCAAAAGCATGTGCCCTAATTCCACAGTTCTTAAAGGCATAGATTTTCCTAACAGTAAATCGAAAAATCCTAATGAGCTAAAACATTTAATTGAAAACTGGTTAAATGAAATTAATATATAGCTTTTTAGTTCATCACTTCTAAGCTGAAAAACAAAGACGCATTTAGAAAAATTAACTATGCAAAATATGATTAAAATAGTTAAGTTAATCACATAAAAGAAAATAACAAGTACAAAATATGATGTGTCTTATATAATATCAAAAAAAATACATGGTAATAGCAGATTTTGCTAATACCATGTATTTTTTATTTCCATGATTTTTTTATTTCCATGATATTAATGAATCTTTCCTTAGAACGGTTCTAAAATATTTCAGATCAGGATATCAAATAACCATGCATATAACAATTTCTTTCTTTTCCTCAAGATGAAGAAAATTTCTAATCTCATCATTTCCTTGGGCTGCAATAGCAAAAAATCCACTAAAGAATGTTCCAAGACCTAAAGTATTAGTTATGAGTTCCATATTTGATGAGACCAGAGAA
This genomic interval carries:
- a CDS encoding pyridoxamine 5'-phosphate oxidase family protein; the protein is MKEVVEFLQANSVQYLATVGRDGKAKCRPFMFCLEMEGKLWFCTNNTKDVYKDMQANPEIEICVSSPKYAWIRLNGKAVFENNMAVKEACMANPIVKGQYNEASNPIFEVFYLENAKAIIADFSGNPPKEYNL
- a CDS encoding winged helix-turn-helix transcriptional regulator encodes the protein MAKELPACPVEITLQLIGNRWKVLIMRDLLEGTKRFGELKKSVGSITQKVLTQNLRDMEENGLVIRKVYAEVPPRVDYTLTEVGYSLKSVLDSMIEWGTSYKNKAE
- a CDS encoding flavodoxin, with amino-acid sequence MKKNILIVYYSLQGHTKEVSNIIKDITGADIFEIELEKPYNLFTSYTIGVVHTRTGHTPSFKNHLSNLKDYDTIFIGSPIWCFTLTPPIASFLKEYNLENKTVVPFCTHGGNPGNFFEKFKSMCPNSTVLKGIDFPNSKSKNPNELKHLIENWLNEINI